The proteins below come from a single Thermodesulfobacteriota bacterium genomic window:
- a CDS encoding chemotaxis protein CheC, producing MITDPVRELLDAEEQDILQEIMNIGFGNAAADLASVIDIYVQLTVPSVKIIPATEFPDYIRKEIGDNREISFVEQNFWSRFKGIALLAFSDGAGKALMSVLVEEESKRMFESDPLRVLEKEILMEVGNILVGACIGKVSDLLGDVISYSPPRVLTGDLAKKANASRKMFGPGNIVIVLQTVFHFGKQDVRGYMFLIVSQESVGFLKQALKNFMERYS from the coding sequence ATGATCACGGACCCCGTGCGGGAATTGCTGGACGCCGAAGAGCAGGACATCCTCCAGGAGATCATGAACATCGGGTTCGGCAACGCCGCGGCGGACCTCGCGTCCGTCATCGACATCTACGTGCAGTTGACCGTGCCGTCCGTGAAGATCATCCCCGCCACGGAGTTTCCGGACTACATCCGGAAGGAGATCGGAGACAACCGGGAGATCAGCTTCGTCGAGCAGAATTTCTGGTCCCGCTTCAAGGGGATCGCGCTGCTGGCCTTCTCGGACGGCGCCGGCAAGGCGCTGATGTCGGTCCTGGTGGAGGAGGAATCGAAGCGGATGTTCGAGTCGGACCCGCTGCGGGTCCTGGAGAAGGAGATCCTGATGGAGGTGGGGAACATCCTGGTCGGTGCTTGCATCGGCAAGGTGTCCGACCTGCTGGGGGACGTCATCTCCTACTCGCCGCCGCGGGTGCTCACCGGAGACCTGGCGAAGAAGGCCAACGCCTCCCGGAAGATGTTCGGCCCCGGCAACATCGTCATCGTCCTCCAGACGGTGTTCCACTTCGGGAAACAGGACGTCCGGGGCTACATGTTCCTGATCGTCAGTCAGGAGTCCGTCGGATTCCTCAAGCAGGCGCTGAAAAATTTCATGGAACGTTATTCATGA